CTGCAGTTCGAGATCGCTGCACCGCTAGGAAGCCGCTGGGAGAGCCGGAACATCGCGTCGTATACCTTCGGCCTCGAAGGCTACTGGCTGCGGACGCGGCTCGTCACAACCATCGGCGATGGGTACGAGGTCGGCCCGGAGGTCATCGCCCTGGGGGATCGCGATTTCAAGGCATTGAAGGTGGGCGTCGCGCTTGGAGGACTTCGTCCGACGCCCGACTCTTCGCTTGGCCTGCGGGGCGGCTACCACTTCCAGAGCGAATCCAACGCCGTGTACGTCGGACTGGATCTGGCGGTGAAATTCTGAGAAGGCTTCGGGAAGCCGCCCTGGCTTCCCGAAGTGTCATGCGCGATCGTCAGTTGCTGGGGCAGCTCGTGACGGTGGTGTCCTTCTGCTTGATGCGGGTGAGCGCCGGCGGAACGTAGGGCGTGCCGGTGGGGGCGGGAGACAGCGTCGGCTTCAGGAAGTCGGTCAGCGCATCCACGTCCACCGCACCGCCCAGGCGATCTGTGCCGTTCTTGAGCACAACGAAGCCGTCGCCACCGTCTGCCAGGAAATTGTTCACAGTCACACGGTAGATCTGGGCATCATTGATCGGCGCGCCGTTGAGCTTGACGCTGCCGGGGACGACGCGGGCGCACACCCCGCCGGACCTGTCCCACTCGTACTCGAAGCCCTTGGAGACCTGGAGGACGCGGTTGAAGCCGGTCGGAGCCGCAGGCTGGCCACAGCCGACGAACTGCTGCTCCAGCATCGTCTTGATCTGCGCACCCGTGACAGACATCGTCACCAGGCTGTTGCCGAAGGGTTGAACGGTGAACGATTCGCCGTAGGTGATATTGCCGTCGCCTTCTCCGGCGGCGGAGGAAGCGAACGCGAAGTCGGCACGGACACCTCCCGGATTCATGAACGCCGCCACGGCGCCGCCGAACTCCGGAGCTTGGGTCGCCGCGAGTTGAGCGTCGGCGATGAGGTCTCCGGATTCGTGCTCGCAGGCCGCGTTGGTGGACCGGTCGACGGTCTGGCTGATCTTGCCAATCACCTGATTCGCGATGGGCGCGACCAGAGCGTCGTAGTGGGTGACCAGTGCGGCGATCTCCGCATTGGGCGTGATCGACGCATTGTTCCGGTTGACCACGACCTGCGAGGCGGTCACCGACTTCACGTCGCGTGTCACCGTGTCGAGCACCACGTCGATGTTGGTGAGCACGCGTCCGAAAGCACTTGCGCTCGTGACCGGAATCATCTTGCCTTGTACATTGGGCAGCTGGCACACGTAGGCCTGATGCGTGTGGCCGGAGATGACCAGATCCACGCTGCTGTCGAGCCGGTTCACGATGTCCAGGATGGCGCCAGACATGTTGGTGCAACCGCCGATCGGACCGGACTGGGTGCCGCCCTCGTGCACGACGATGGTGATGGCATTGACTCCCTGATTGCGCAGGGTCTTGATCAGGGAATTCACCGTATCGGCTTCATCCTTGAAGTCGAGGCCCGCCACACCGGTCGGCGTGACGATCGTGGGCGTTCCTTCCAGCGTCATGCCGATGAACGCCATGCGGACGCCGCCGAACGTCTTGACGACATAGCGCGGGAAAAGGGGCTGCCCGGTCGCCTTGTCGATGACGTTGGCCGCCAGGAACTGGAACCTGGCACCCTTGAACGTGCCATCCGGACCCTTGCAGCTGTTCGCGTCGGTCGGGTGACAGCCACCTGTCTTCATGCGGATCAGTTCTGTCCGGCCTTCGTCGAACTCGTGATTGCCCACTGACGCGATATCCACGCCGATCTTGTTCATCGCCTCGATGGTGGGTTCATCGTGGAAGAGCGCGGACACCAGCGGTGATGCGCCGACCATGTCTCCGGCGTGGATGACCACGGTGTTCGGGTTCTGAGCCTTCAGGCTGGCAATGTAGCCCGCCAGGTAGTCCGCGCCGCCGGCGGGATTGCCCGAGAAGTTGCCCGGCGACTTGAGGTTGCCGTGGAAATCGTTGAAGCCGATGAGCTTCACGTTGACGTCCGCGGCGAAGGCCGATACGGAGGCCGTCAGCAGGGCACCGCAGACGGCGGAAACGAGTTTGTTCATCTTCATGTGCGTTTTCTCCGGAGTCAGGCGGAACGGCGACGCAGCGCGAGGCCGGTCATGGCGAGCCCTGCGCCCAGCAGCGCCCAGGTCTGCGGTTCCGGCACGGCGGTCAGCATGATGGCGCCGGTTGCCGCGCCGGCGTCGGGCACGAAGGCGATGGCCTTGCCGGTGATGGAATAGGACCCGGCATCCAGTGCGTACACGTGGTGGCTCCAGCGGGGGTCGGCGTAGGCGGCATCGAAGTCGAGATCCTTGCTGTCGTCGCCCGCATCGCCCGGGAGCGATGTCGCGCCCAGCGAGATGCCATTGGCGAATACTTCGAAACGATCGCCGGCAAGGCCTGCATCGGTCACCTTGAGCAGGGCCGGGGCGTTCAGCACGATGTCGAAGCTCAGCACTTCGAGGTTCTCGTCGACCCAGGAGGAGTCGGCCATGTCCTGATAGGCGTCGAACAGGTACCAGTTGTCGAAGTCGGGGGTCGCCGCGAGGGCGTTTGCCGCCACGAGCGCGAATGCGCCTGCGGCCGCGATGCGGAAGGGCAGTCTCATGGGTCTCTCTCCAGTTGTGCGTTCGCGCACCCGTCCGGCAGGCAAGAGCCCTTCCGGTCCAGGACGCGGCATCGCAATGCTAGAGAGGCCCGATGTCATGTGTGATGTCGATCGGCAAGACAGCATGAGCCGAAGCGATCGTGGAATGTCACACGAATGCAGGCTGGTGGTCTCCCTCCGTGCTCCTGCCCGGCATCGCTTCCCTTTCCGTCCGGAACGCGATCCACGAATGAGGACCGGATCCACATCGGGGCGACCGCGTCGTTCCTGGAAATTCCATTTGCATGAGTCGAACGGGCCATGCTGGTGCCGCGACCCTGTCCGGGAATCGTCAAGTACGCGCGCTACCGTAGCCACGCCGATTGGCGGCGCCACACCAACAGAACCGAAGGGAGATCGAGGATGAGACTCTGGAAGACCCATGCATGCGTGCTCGGCGCGATCGCCGCGCTGACGCAGACTGCGCAAGCCGAAGCAGCGTTTCCGACGCTGGACGGTTCCGACCCCATCGTGATCGGGCATCGCGGCGCCAGCGGTTATCGCCCCGAGCACACGCTCGCGTCATACTCATTGGCAATCGAACTGGGCGCGAACTACATCGAGCCGGATCTCGTGTCCACCAAGGACGGAGTGCTGATCGTGCGGCACGAGCCGAACATCACCAACACGACCAACGTGTCGCTCCATCCGGAATTCGCCGACCGCTACACGACCAAGATCGTGGACGGCGTTTCGGAGTCGGGCTGGTTTGCTTCGGACTTCACGCTGGCCGAGATCAAGACACTGCGGGCCATTCAGACTCGCGGCCGCAGCACCACTTACGACGGGCTGTATGAGATCCCGACCTTGCAGGAAGTGATCGATCTCGCCAAGGCAAGATCCATTGCCACGGGCCGCACGATCGGGATCTACCCCGAGACCAAGCATCCCTCCTTCCACGACAGCATCGGGTTGTCCCTCGAGGAGCCACTCGTACAGACGCTCAACAACGCCGGCTGGTCTACAAGTGCCGCGCCCGTATTCATCCAGTCGTTCGAGGTGAGCAATCTGCAGCAACTCAACACGATGACGGACGTGAAGCTGGTGCAGCTCATGGACGCGTGGGACGTGAAGGCCGACGGCACCATGGAACTCATCGCGCCCTATGCGCAACCCTACGACTTTGTCGTCGCGGGAGATTCCCGGACGTTTGCCGATCTGCTGACCGAGGAAGGTCTGGACTTCATCGCGACTTACGCCGACGGCGTCGGTCCCTGGAAGCCCTATCTCCTCAAGACCGTGGACGATGGCGTGGACCGTGACGGCAATGGCGTGCTCGACGCGCGCGACCGGCTGGTGATCGGTTCCACCGGTGTCATCGAGGACGCTCACGAGCGCGGCCTTCTGGTGCACACCTGGACATTCCGGGACGACAACATCGGCTATCAGCTCGGATTCGAGACCCCCACGGACGAGTACAAGGCGTTCTACGCGATGGGTATCGATGGCGTCTTCAGCGACTTTCCCGACACCGCAGTGGCCGCGATTCCGGAGCCGGAGACTTACGCGCTCATGCTGGGTGGGCTCGGCCTGATCGCGGCCGTCCGGAGGAGACGCGGCGGCAGGAACTGATACCGATGGCCGTGCAGTAGCGCGGCGTTGTCCGAAGGCCCGATCCGGTGATCCGATGGGATCATCGGCGGGCCTTGTCTTGTCTCCTGATCGTCATGAGGCGCGATTAGCCTGTGGGAGCACGTCGCTCCGGGGGACTTCGTCCCCGGGGCGCCGATGTCCCATCAAACCCCACAGGAACGAGACCATGAGACTGTCTGCCATCATCGGGCGCCTTGCCCTTTGCGCCGGCTTCGCCGCCTTCGCCACCGCCGCTCACACAGCACCCACCGGAATCAAGATCACGGAATGGATGTACAACCCGGCTGCGAGCATCGGAGAGTATGTCGAACTCACCAACTTCGGCCCCGCGGCCATCGACTTCACGGGCTGGAGTTACGACGACGAGGGCCGTGTGCCCGGAGCGGAAGACCTGTCGGTCCTGGGCATCGTCAATCCCGGCGAGTCGGTGATTCTTACCGAAGCCGATCCGGACGCCTTCCGCACGGAATGGAATCTTGCTGCGTCCGTGAAGGTCAAGGGTGGGATTACCAACAACATCGGCCGCAACGACGAACTGAACATCTTCGATGCGGATGACAATCTCGTCGACCGTCTGCGTTACGGTGACAGCACCTACGTGCCAGGCTCCATTCGCACCGTCGGGGTCAGCGGTCAGGCCAAGACGGAAGGTGCCCTCGGCGCCAACGACGCCTTGCAGTGGAAGCTGTCCGTCGTGGGCGACACGGAGAACTCGTTCAGTTCCGTGGGCGGTGATATCGGCAGCCCGGGCTACACCGCTTTTGCCGCGGCTGTCCCGGAACCCTCCACCTACGCGTTGCTGGGTGCCGGACTGGCGCTGATCGCGTTCGGTGCCCGCAAGCGCGCGTCGCGTTCCTGAGAACGGGAGATCACCGAACATGTTCAAGAAACTCCTGTTGGGCGCGGCCATCGCTGCCGCGCTTCCTGCTGCATCCCCCGCGCTCGCTGCGGGACTGGATCTGTCCAAGTACCAGCTCGTCGGCAGCCATGCCCTGGCGTCCGAGGCGTCCGAGGCATCGGCCGTCACGTACAACTGGGACACGGGCACGTTGTTCGTGCTTGGGGACGAAGGCGATGCCCTCGTGGAGGTCGACAAGGAGGGCCAGAAGCTCGGCGTGATGTCGCTGACCGGTTTCGACGACACCGAAGGACTGGCCTACATCGGCGGCGGCAAGTTCGTCGTCACCGAGGAGCGGCTGCAGGATGCCTACGTGCTGTCCTACACCGCGAACGGCAGTGTCGCTCGCGGTGGCCTTCCGTCCGTGTCCCTCGGACCGACCATCGGCAACATCGGCATCGAGGGCGTTTCGTTCGACCGGAACAACGGCAAGTTCTATGCAGTCAAGGAAAAGACGCCTCAGGCCGTATACGAGGTCGCCATGGATTTCGATGCCGGGACTGCCGGTGTGACGTCGCTGTTCGCGCCGGCACTGGGCGCCCTGGATCTGTCCGATGTGGCGGTTCTATCCTCGGTGCCGATGCTGGCCGGACATCCGGATGCGTCGAATCTTCTGATCTTCAGCCAGGAGTCGGCGGTGCTGATGGAAGTGAGCCGGTCCGGTGAAAAGCTTTCCACGTTCGACTTCTCGGCGTTGTCCGAAAACGCGGAGGGCATCACCATCGACGACGATGGCGTGATCTACGTCGTCGCCGAAACCACGCTTGTCCCGAACTCCGCAGAAGTCCCCACGCTGTACGTCCTCTCCGCACCGGTTCCGGAGCCCTCGACCATGGTCCTTCTCGGGGCCGGGTTGCTCGGGGTTGCCGGCTTCGCGCGCCGGCGCAGCCGCTGAGTCCGTCCGTTGTCGGGTTCCTCCCGGGGCCGGCTTCGGCCCGGCCCGGGGCGGCGGAATCGCATGGCTGTCACACGCAACCGTCAGAGTGCAGATCACCAGCGCAGCGTGCGAAGTCGAGGAACTCTTGCCATGAACAACGTCAGACAAACGATTCGCGGTTATACCTACGACACGACCGAAGCCGAGTTCGTTGCTTCCGCCACATCGTGGGACGAGGACGACCTCAGTTTCGACGTGGCGCTCTATCGGACCGTGGACGATTGGTGGTTCCTGGTCGTGAGCAGCGACGAGCGGACCCGGTCGTCCGTCACCCCTCTCACTCACGCCCAGGCGCGTCAGTGGTGCCAGGACAATGCGGTGGATGAGACGATCGTGCGCTTCTACTTCGATGCCAGGAGTCTCGACGCCGATGCGGGCATTGCGGGCCGGCCGGTAGCCGCGCTGCTCCGCGAGAAGGGCCTGTCGATCTGACGGTCTCGATCGACTGCCTCGAGACCGGTCGATCGGTCTTTCATCCCCCAGAAACAACCCCGCGGAGTCCTCTCGCCGTCACGGTTCGGTGGCCACTCTGATGCGGCGATCCGATGTTCGGACCGCCCTTTGTTCCGGAACTACCGCGACCACGTTTCGCGCATAGGCGCTGACGGCTCCGGGCAGGGAAACCAGGTCCCAGAGTGATACCGGCGACGTGCCGCCGGGCGGCTGCGATAGAACGACTCGATCCCCCACCTCGATATCGGGATCGGATACGCGCGCCTGGATCAACTCGTTACCCGATCGCGACTCTGCGACGGGGGCAACTTCCACCCACAACGGCCATTCTCCCGGACGCCTGTCGATCTTTCTCGACACGAGAATGCCGGAGTACGACTCCTTGAAAACCCCGACGACCGTGCCCTCGACCTTGTTGTCTGCGTGCTGCCGCGGGCCGGTCGTGCAGCCACTGACAGCCAGTACCGCCACGACGGCGGCCCCCCTCGACCACAATACTGACAACGCATTCTCCTGACGGTGGAATGGGAACGCACCGTCGGTCGTGACGGTGCAACGGGGAGGGAGGGACCGGTCGAGCGACGCGACCGTGCATGGCCCTGCCTTTCCTTACTCAGGCTTTACGGCCGGGGTTGTCAGGAACTGAATCTCGCGGTGCAGCACGATCGAATCGGTGGTCACCGTCGCGGCCAGGGCCAGAAATTCGACTCCCGCCGCCATGGCTTCCCGTACACCGGCCGCGTAGGCCGGATCGATGGCATCGGCGGGCCGGACTTCCTCCACATCCTGCCGCTGGACGCAATACACCAGCGCGGCCCGATGTCCCTGCCGGACCATGTCGGCCAGTTCGCGCAGATGCTTGGTGGCGCGGACGCTCACCGCGTCCGGGAACACGGCCACGCCGCCGTTCACGGCGGCGGTGACGTTCTTCACCTCCACGTAGCAGTCCGGAAGACCGTTGGCCTGCAGAAGAAAGTCGACGCGGCTGTTCTCGCTGCCGTAGCGGCATTCGGGAACGATCGACGTGTAGCCGCCAAGAGAGGGCAGGTGCCGATGTTCGATCGCCTCGCGCACGAGCGCGTTGCTCCGATGGGTGTTGATGCCAACGAGGACACCGCTTGCCAGTTCGGTGAGTTCCCAGCCGTGAGCGTACTTGCGCGACTCGGACGGCTGATGCGTGAGCCACACACGGCACCCGGGCTCGGCGACCCCCAGCATGGAACCCGTGTTGGGGCAGTGGGCCGTGACGGTCTGTCCGGATTCCAGCTGGACGTCCGCGAGAAAGCGCTTGTACCGGCGCAGAAGGATGCCTGGGACCAGGGGAGGGGAGGATCATGATCGGAGATCGTCGTGGGTCGATCCGGCTCGCGGGAGAGGACAGGCGGCGTTCGGTGGCAGGTGGATTCCACGCTCCGGAATACAGACCGCGCCGGCGTGCATGGGTCCGGGATCCAGGGCCTGGGGTCCAGGGTCCCGGGTCTAGGTCTGGGGTCAAAGGTCTATGGCGA
This region of Betaproteobacteria bacterium genomic DNA includes:
- the sfsA gene encoding DNA/RNA nuclease SfsA; the encoded protein is MVPGILLRRYKRFLADVQLESGQTVTAHCPNTGSMLGVAEPGCRVWLTHQPSESRKYAHGWELTELASGVLVGINTHRSNALVREAIEHRHLPSLGGYTSIVPECRYGSENSRVDFLLQANGLPDCYVEVKNVTAAVNGGVAVFPDAVSVRATKHLRELADMVRQGHRAALVYCVQRQDVEEVRPADAIDPAYAAGVREAMAAGVEFLALAATVTTDSIVLHREIQFLTTPAVKPE
- a CDS encoding lamin tail domain-containing protein — translated: MRLSAIIGRLALCAGFAAFATAAHTAPTGIKITEWMYNPAASIGEYVELTNFGPAAIDFTGWSYDDEGRVPGAEDLSVLGIVNPGESVILTEADPDAFRTEWNLAASVKVKGGITNNIGRNDELNIFDADDNLVDRLRYGDSTYVPGSIRTVGVSGQAKTEGALGANDALQWKLSVVGDTENSFSSVGGDIGSPGYTAFAAAVPEPSTYALLGAGLALIAFGARKRASRS
- a CDS encoding glycerophosphodiester phosphodiesterase, with protein sequence MRLWKTHACVLGAIAALTQTAQAEAAFPTLDGSDPIVIGHRGASGYRPEHTLASYSLAIELGANYIEPDLVSTKDGVLIVRHEPNITNTTNVSLHPEFADRYTTKIVDGVSESGWFASDFTLAEIKTLRAIQTRGRSTTYDGLYEIPTLQEVIDLAKARSIATGRTIGIYPETKHPSFHDSIGLSLEEPLVQTLNNAGWSTSAAPVFIQSFEVSNLQQLNTMTDVKLVQLMDAWDVKADGTMELIAPYAQPYDFVVAGDSRTFADLLTEEGLDFIATYADGVGPWKPYLLKTVDDGVDRDGNGVLDARDRLVIGSTGVIEDAHERGLLVHTWTFRDDNIGYQLGFETPTDEYKAFYAMGIDGVFSDFPDTAVAAIPEPETYALMLGGLGLIAAVRRRRGGRN
- a CDS encoding bifunctional metallophosphatase/5'-nucleotidase, with amino-acid sequence MKMNKLVSAVCGALLTASVSAFAADVNVKLIGFNDFHGNLKSPGNFSGNPAGGADYLAGYIASLKAQNPNTVVIHAGDMVGASPLVSALFHDEPTIEAMNKIGVDIASVGNHEFDEGRTELIRMKTGGCHPTDANSCKGPDGTFKGARFQFLAANVIDKATGQPLFPRYVVKTFGGVRMAFIGMTLEGTPTIVTPTGVAGLDFKDEADTVNSLIKTLRNQGVNAITIVVHEGGTQSGPIGGCTNMSGAILDIVNRLDSSVDLVISGHTHQAYVCQLPNVQGKMIPVTSASAFGRVLTNIDVVLDTVTRDVKSVTASQVVVNRNNASITPNAEIAALVTHYDALVAPIANQVIGKISQTVDRSTNAACEHESGDLIADAQLAATQAPEFGGAVAAFMNPGGVRADFAFASSAAGEGDGNITYGESFTVQPFGNSLVTMSVTGAQIKTMLEQQFVGCGQPAAPTGFNRVLQVSKGFEYEWDRSGGVCARVVPGSVKLNGAPINDAQIYRVTVNNFLADGGDGFVVLKNGTDRLGGAVDVDALTDFLKPTLSPAPTGTPYVPPALTRIKQKDTTVTSCPSN
- a CDS encoding SdiA-regulated domain-containing protein, whose translation is MFKKLLLGAAIAAALPAASPALAAGLDLSKYQLVGSHALASEASEASAVTYNWDTGTLFVLGDEGDALVEVDKEGQKLGVMSLTGFDDTEGLAYIGGGKFVVTEERLQDAYVLSYTANGSVARGGLPSVSLGPTIGNIGIEGVSFDRNNGKFYAVKEKTPQAVYEVAMDFDAGTAGVTSLFAPALGALDLSDVAVLSSVPMLAGHPDASNLLIFSQESAVLMEVSRSGEKLSTFDFSALSENAEGITIDDDGVIYVVAETTLVPNSAEVPTLYVLSAPVPEPSTMVLLGAGLLGVAGFARRRSR
- a CDS encoding PEP-CTERM sorting domain-containing protein, translating into MRLPFRIAAAGAFALVAANALAATPDFDNWYLFDAYQDMADSSWVDENLEVLSFDIVLNAPALLKVTDAGLAGDRFEVFANGISLGATSLPGDAGDDSKDLDFDAAYADPRWSHHVYALDAGSYSITGKAIAFVPDAGAATGAIMLTAVPEPQTWALLGAGLAMTGLALRRRSA